Part of the Triticum urartu cultivar G1812 chromosome 2, Tu2.1, whole genome shotgun sequence genome, atgacctaaacggcagtgccacaaatatgttgcactatcattatcaactttgtatcttttggcatcaatattatgaataggtgtatcactacgatcgagattcaataaaccattcaccttgggtgtatgaccatagaaggttttattcatgtaaaatagaataacaattattctttgacttaaatgaataattgtattgcaataaacatgatccaatcatattatgctcaacgcaaacaccaaataacatttattttaggttcaacactaatcccgaaggtaaaaggagtgtgcgatggtgatcttatcaaccttggaatcacttccaacacacatcgtcacctggccctcaactagtctctattcattttgtaactcctgttttgagttactaatcatagcaactgaaccagtatcaaataaccaggggctactatgaacactagttaagtagacatcaataacatgtatatcatatatacttttgttcactttgccatccttcttatccgccaagtatttggggcatttctgcttctagtgaccatttcctttgcagtagaagcactcagtttcaggcttggttctagctttgggcttcttcatgggagtgacaagttgcttgccattcttcttgaagttccctttctttcccttgcccttttacttgaaactagtggtcttgtcaaccatcaacatttgatgcttttcttgatttctaccttcgttgatttcagcatcacgaagagctcgggaatcgttttacgtcatcccttgcatattatagttcatcactaagttccagtaacttggtgatagtgactagagaactctgtcaatcactatcttatctggaagattaactcccacttgatttaagcaattgtagtacctagacaatctgagcacatgctcactggttgagctattctcctccatcttgtaggcaaagtactgtcagaggtctcatacctctcgacgcggacatgagtctgaaatactaatttcaactcttggaacatattatatgctccgtggcgttcaaaacgtttttgaagtccctattctaagccgtaaatcatggcgcactaaactatcaagtagtcatcataccgagcttgccaaatgttcataacgtctgcctctgctcctgcaataggttcgtcacctagcggtgcatcaaggacataattcttctgtgcagcaatgaggataatcctcagatcatggagcTAGTCCGTATCATTGCTagtaacatctttcaacatagtttatctctaggaacatatcataaataaaacggggaagctatatgcgagcaattgatctacaacatagatatgcaaatactatcaggactaagttcatgataaattaaagttcaattaatcatattaattaagaactcccacttagatagacatccctctaatcatctaagtgatcatgtgatccatatcaactaaaccatgtccgatcatcacgtgagatggagtagttttcaatggtgaacatcactatgttgatcatatctactatatgattcacgctcgacctttcggtctcagtgttccgaggccatatctgcatatgctaggctcgtcaagtttaacccgagtattctgcgtatgcaaaactggcttgcacccattatatgtgaacgtagagcttatcacacccgatcatcacatggtgtctcggcacgacgaactgtcgcaatggtgcatactcagggagaacacttgtaccttgaaatttagtgagagatcatcttataatgctaccgtcgtactaagcaaaataaggtgcataaaagataaacatcacatgcaatcaaaatatgtgacatgatatggccatcatcatcttgcgcctttgatctccatctccaaagtaccgtcatgatctctatcatcaccggcatgacaccatgatctccatcatcttgatctttatcaatgtgtcgtcacatggtcatctcgccaactattgcttttgcaactattgctatcgtatagcgataaagtaaagcaattatatggcgcttgcatcttatgcaataaagagacaaccataaggctcttgccagttgccgataactttaacaaaacatgatcatctcatacaacaatttatatctcatcacgtcttgaccatatcacatcacaacatgccatgcaaaaacaagttagacgtcctctactttgttgttgcaagttttacgtggctgctacgggcttagcaagaaccgttcttacctacgcatcaaaaccacaacgatttttcgtcaagtttgttgttttaaccttcaacaaggaccaggcgtagtcacactcgattcaactaaagttggagaaacagacacccactagccacctatgtgcgaagcacgtcgatagaaccagtctcgcgcaagcatacgcgtaatgtcggtctgagccgcttcatccaacaataccaccgaatcaaagtatgacatgctggtaagcggtatgactattatcgcccaaaacactttgtgttctactcgtgcatataacatctaggCATATACCTGGcacagatgccactgttggggaacatagtatttcaaaaaaattcctacgatcatgcaagatctatctaggagaagcatagcaacgagcggggagagtgtgtccacgtaccctcgtagaccgaaagcggaagcgtttagtaacgcggttaaTATAGTCGAGCGTCTTCGTGATCCAATcgatccaagtatcgaacgctcggcacctccgcgatccgcacacgttcagctcggtgacgtccctcgaactcttgatccagttgaggccgagggagagtttcatcagcacgacggcgtggtgacggtgatgatgaagttcatcggtgcagggcttcgcctaagcactacgacaatatgaccgaggtggaaaactgtggagggggcaccgcacatggctaagaaatcaacttgtgtgtctatggggtgcccccttcccccatatataaaggaggggaggaggaggagggctgGCCTCAACGGGCGTGCCCAAAGGGGgtattcctactcctagtaggagtaggtttccccctttcctagtccatgTAGGACAAGAAGGAAGGaatggagagggagaaggaaagaggggggcgccgcacctccctagtccaattcggaccagcccatggggggcgcgcggccaccccttgaggcccttctatcctttccgtatggcccattaaggcccactacttcctccggcgaattcccgtaactctccggtactccaaaaaatacccgaatcacccggaacctttccgatgtccgaatatagccttccaatatattgatcgttatgtctcgaccatttcgagactcctcatcatgtccgtgatctcatccgggactccgaacaaccttcggtacatcaaatcacataactcataatacaaatcgtcatggaacgttaagcgtgcggaccctacgggttcgagaactatgtagacatgaccgagacacatctccggtcaataaccaatagcggaacctggatgctcatattggctcctacatattctacgaagatctttatcggtcaaaccgcataacaacatacgttgttccctttgttatcggtatgttacttgcccgagattcgatcgtcggtatcctcatacctagttcaatctcgttatcggcaagtctctttactcattctgtaatgcatcatttcgcaactaactcattagtcacattgcttgcaaggcttatagtgatgtgcattaccgagaaggcccagagatacctctccgacaatcggagtgacaaatcctaatctcgatctatgccaactcaacaaacaccatcggagacacctgtagagcatctttataatcaccaagttacattgtgatgtttgatagcacactaagtgttcctccggtattcgggagttacataatctcatagtcataggaacatgtataagtcatgaagaaagcaatagcaataaactaaacgatcatagtgctaagctaacggatgggtctagtccatcacatcattctctaatgatgtgatcccgttcatcaaatgacaacacatgtccatggctaggaaacttaaccatctttgattaacgagctagtcaagtagaggcatactagggacactctgtttgtctatgtattcacacatgtactaagtttctggttaatacaattctagcatgaataataaacatttatcatgatataaggaaataaataataacattattattgcctctagggcatatttccttcattcgcTGCCTTGGCCTGTTTGTTGCCGTCGAGGCACCCGGCGTCGGCATGTCCGGCTTGTAGGTCTCTTTGGCCTTGGCGAGGGTGCGCCGGACTTCTGCCCACTTCTCGCACTTCTTGATCCAGGAGAACACGTGGAGGTACTTGAAATCCTTGTTGGTGTTGCTGTCCTGCCGAAACATGGCGAACATCCGGACCATCTGCACTGAGGAACAAGTGTCGACGACGCACACACGCGGCGAAAACGAGCGAGAGACCGGCGGCTTACCTGACCCTCGATGCTGGCGCCGCTCTCCGGGCGGTGCAAGGGGCGGCgtacttcttcggcggcatggcggctggatggggggagagggagaagaatGGCGGGAGAAGGCAGGAGAAGGGGGAGATGGAGGGAAACAGAGGGGGGAAAGCGGGGTGATCGGTGGGAAAAGGTCTTTGTCTCGCCGACAAAGTGGACCCACGTGACTTTTCGCTTCGGCCGACGTCCAGGCACCCCCTGGGGGCTTGGGTTCGGCTCGGGTACGTCGGCTGTTATTTCGGCCCAAACCGGCGATAATCGAGATCCTGGGGGCGCAACTGGGCCGATTTTTCGGCGTCGGCGTAAAAAATGGCCTTGGGGGCCTCTTGGGGGCgcggttggagatgctctaacattaGGCAAACTACCTAAAAAAACTGCAATCTGAGAAAGGGAAGAAAGTATATTTTTCATCCTCGGGTTGGAAGGGAGGGGCGAGAGGTGGGTGCAGCTCCTTGTCTTGCCCGTGGACCTTCTTCGTTAAGCTCGTTGTGTTCATAGTTTTGGTGGAGGCACGATTACTTGCCCTCTTATTTTGAATCCATCCCGGAGTTGGTTTGGAGGGGAGGAGAAGTGATGAACTGGACTTAGTGGTTTGGGTAGGTGCTCGTCCTTAGTGGCGTCTAAGGTGAGACAACGACGTTTATAATGGCGGTGGAAACTGGTCATCATTGTCTCGCCATTGATTTTGCTGGCCGAAGGGCGTCCGCTTCTTTCCCCCTGACTTGGTGCCAAGATGGGATACAATTCAGCGCAGGATCAGGGTCTTTGGCTTCTTCTTCAGGCGTGGTATGCGACAGGAGAAGCAATTACAGTGGTAGTGTCTAGTTTAGATCTGATTGTGTTTCTTGTTTTATGTTGGGGTCCTCCTTGCAAAAAAGTTGGGATCAATCTATAATTAATTTTCTTTGGTGGGTCCTATTGTAGACTGTTGTGTGCCAGCAATTTAAGATTAATGGAATTTCTGGGCTTTCGGGACACATCTCTTGTTtaaagcaactagtccgctttaATCCAGTTGCATGATTTTGTCTTACCTTTGATGTTGTTTTTCTAGTTCATTGGACATTACTGAAGCATGAGAAGAAATGAAGAATCATAAAGATACGAGACACATCTTTTACATCTAACTAATGCTAGATTTTGTTTTTATATGTAAGTGGTGCTAGATTAATAAGAATGATTGAGATGAAGTGATCTACACCGTGTGAGAACATGTCATGCGCATTCAAGTTGATCACCTGCATACCTCATGACATAATTCCTCATTCTTGCTTCGGGTGGGGTTGCACATGCCCCCCTCCCTCGAGGGAGGGGAgggactctctctctctccccccctctctcttctCGCCCTGGCTAGGTGCAATTTGTTTCACCAACTAGCATTGATCGGTCCCGGTTCAAGTGAGCTGTGATTTTTAGCCATGTGGTGTCCACATTAAAATGAGATGGAAAAATCGCATGAGTAAGTTTTTTTTTTGCATGAATAAGCTATTATAAAATTTTATGTCATGCTAATACAATAGCCTCACCAATTTATTTAAAGGAACCATAAATAAACGATATGACGCAAAAGACTATCTTCTCATGCAGCTATTGGCCAATGGTTTCGGAGCAACAATAGCTACCCCTCTCCAGGCAGCAGGCATTGGCGGTCAATGCTAGTCAACGGCAAATCTAGTGGGGGTGCTATAGCAACACCTTCAAAGTTGTAAAATAAATTTTACTATATACTTTATTACTTTACACTAATTATTTAACAAGTTGATGCTATGTTCCGGCTATTTGTTGAGATTATGATGGTTTTAAGACTAAATTATATAGTATCTAGTGTAAATATTGAACGTGGCATCCTTGGAGCTGAACATTGTCTCTTTGCCAAGGCAATCTAGGAAGACAGAAGGTTCACGGGAGAGGGGAGAGAAACGGGAAAAAACAGAcagggccggtcctgagatttCAAGGGCCCTGGGCGAAATTATAATTGGGGGCCCTTGATGGCCCTTAGTATAGATGTCTATTTATAAATCATTATTATGTAGATATAATTTGTATCAAAGAAAAAATTAAGTGCATATCAAATAATGTATTACATATTCCTTCAAAAAATCTCCTCATATTTTGAGATGGAAAATCGCTAATGATATTATCAatatcaatttcatcaagcatgTTTTTCTCAATGCATAATGTTGCCAAGCTGTTGTAACCCTTTGTCAATTTGTTTCATGCTTTCTCAGTCCAGTGCTCAGTTCATTCCAAGAGTTTATGTTGGTAATATGGTCAACACTAGCTGCATGTTTCGGTCTCGCATTAATATGCTTCCAATCACAAAACCCCTCATGCCTCAATGCACTTTTGCATTTGTCAGAATTGAAAAGCTTACATCACaatgaaaacactttttttgcgCCTTTTGAAATAACTGACCATTTCCTATCACGCACTTCTCAATTGCACATATTTCTTGAGTAATGCGTATATGAAAAATGTCTTGAATTTTCATCCAAAGAATATTTGGTGTTTTCTTCTTTCCTTTTAGGCCCCTTTTCCACTAATATACCCTCAATTTATTTTCAAGATTACCCAAATTGCTTAGATCATAAATATCCACAGTAATAACCGGTTCGTCATCAACACTAGCAAATTATGTCGCAGATGAATTAAATATGGACGCAGGATCGCTCACATTGGTATCATCAATGTTGATGTCAACATCATCTTCTGTAGGAGAATGACCATTATTTTTCTGATTGGCACTAGTTTGGTCATCCATAAGAACTATCACCAACTCGTCTAGATTTTTTGAAGTGCTCGGATGGCTCTTATGATTTATTAAGAAGGGATCCTTTCATGTCATCTACCtccttcctttttcttttatCACATCCAGATGGATACTTTACACCCGAACCCAATATGGCAATGCTGAAATTGAAAGGAACAACAAAATTAGTGCAAAAAATTAAAATATTGGATTAATTACAGAAGATCTTCACCTAATATCATGACAAAATCTGCTAGGGCATAGTATAGTACCTTCTCTCCGTAGTCTAATCTGGCTATGTGCGCGCGTTTGATCACCCTGGCAACAATTCCCTATTGACCTGTTCGAGAATTCGGAAATCAGGATTAGAAAAAGAAAGAAACAGGAAGAAGAACAGGCAAGGGCAGAAGGCGTGCACGAGGAGACGTACCTGCCGTAGTCGTCGCGCCGTTCGTCAGGAGGCGGAGTTGAAGTCTTGAAGACGAATAGCGGTCGGCGGAACATGCAAAAGGGCAGGGAACGAGACGATCGAGGATCCGAAGAAAAAGGAAATCGTGCGTGAATCAAGCGATTTCTTTCACGTCATCTGCCTGTACGTGCAAACATGGGCCAAGCCCATCATCTCTCCCTTTCTTTCCTAGGCCTAGCACGTGAGTCACACGAGAGGAGCAGAGGCTGGGGCGTTGCTGGGTTTGGCTTCAATTTTTTTTGGTCGTAGTATATACTTGTGTACCCTACATACACGTACCTGGAGGGGGCCCCCTGGCGTttgggggcccggggcggccgccccaTTCGCCCCCCCTCAGGGCCGGCCCTGAAAACAGACATGCCTATGGTAAAAAAAAAAAACTCCAGACGTTCTGAATTATTTGTCTTAGATTTGCCTCTCCTCTAGGCAATGCAAATACTACATTATTTGTATAAGATTTGTCTCTCCTCTAGGCAATGCAAATACTACATTGCTATACGAATTTTAACTTTTGGTACCAAATCCCAGGTCACTTTTCCTGTTGTTCATTTCCAACTGAGGAAAGAAAAAAGATCTATCTAGGGCACATCTACCctaggaaaagaaaaaagaaagaaaataccGGCACGAATCTCCGGATAAAATCAATGAAATAGgatttagatgtgcaatacttaggGCATATCTAAACatgctttagcaaaactgaaaGAAAAAAGTACCGCTGGTCCAAACAAGGCCTGAAAATTTGCGATCGCCTTGTTTGTATTTATCTTGACAGCCAGTGAACTTGACAAGTGTAAACAGAATATATCACATAGGTGTAGAGATGACATGAACATTCATTCCTCCATACTAGTACATCTACAAGCGCGGCATGCACCATCAACACaggcacaacacacacacacaaaacgcATCACCCTTTTCATCATCATCTACTGGGAAGTCATTGCCGCTTGGTGGTCGAACAGGCGACCTTGATATTTAATCGGTCTGAGGCGCCATGGGGCAAGCGGTAGGTGGAACTGGACAAGTCGTAAGCTATGAAATGGACTGGAAAAATTCCAGCAGTCTTAAGAAATCTATTAAAAAATGATCTGCACAGCGGATAAGCCCGTCGTCATTATTCCCAGCTCATTAGTTATTTCTACACACCACCAAATTGCTATGGCAGCCAGATATACCATCATCCAGCACCTGTTTGAAAGAAAAAAGTGTGAACGAAACTAAATATTTGCTGGCAGGTGATAAACAGACATTTTCCCAAACAGGTCACTGAACAAATGATACATCTTGGGTAAATTGATAGGGTAAGAACCATAAAGACATTGGCATAGTATAACAGAATAGTTCTCTTACTACGTTTCGTACTTGTAGCAAGAAAGTGGTTACCTGTCTAGCGGTAATCCAACGTACCAGCACCCATTGTGAAGGGAAAGGTTAGAGAATCTGCATTACAATTAGCACTGTTAAATACATGTTGCAACAAACAAAAAGGGGGGAATCATCTTGATTGAACAAGTACCATCAGCAGAGCCATTGATAAAGTTAGCATGATTGTGCAGACCGTCTGTGATCATACTTTCAACTGGAATTTGAGTACGGTCACAATTAGCACCAATAATAGCAGCTATGTCAGGGGGGCTGTTTTCAAGAAATTGTTCCACTTGACCCATAAGTATGCTCGATTGGCTTTCCATGTACGCAAATGATTCGGCAGAGGTTGCAGCTCTAGCCGCTGCTATGCTGAATATTCGACACAATAAAGTGTGACGCTTTGTCTGAGGATCACCATCAAAAGAGTACGCGTAACCACCATTTGAAGATCCTGATCTGGCATCTTTCCTCCACCTTTTCAAGATGTACTGAGGAGGAATGTCCTTGATATTCCTAGTGTCAAGTACCTTCAGCATATGGCGACATGGAATGCCTACAAACTCAAACCTCTTGCAACTACAATGTGACATGGAATTGAGTGAATCATACTTAACAAAATGATCTTTTGGATTGTCCTCGACAGTTATCCTATACTCACAGATTGTGCCCATCTCACCACAGTTATATAGCATGCAATCCATGTACAATTCAAACTCTCTTTCAAACATTCTATAGGCAGCAGGTGTATACACATTTGCAGCTTGCCTTAATATTCGCATCGAAGGTGGCTTCTTTGTGCTCTGACTGGCACTCACATCAAGTTGCAGTTCTGCAGACCGACGATCACATAATAATTTTTCAAACTGCACAAAGAAACTCAAAAGGTCGAATTCTAGGGATAAATATATTTTAAGCTCACTACTCAAGTTGTCCTTCTGTTGGACGCTTTTCATATCAGCGTAAAATGCCTCACGACCATATGGTAATGCCCATTTCTCCTTAACAGCAAGAAGATCTGCTAGCCATTGATTATCTTTTAGGTCATGATTTTCCAACATTTCTCTCCATGCCATCAAAAACTCAGCCTCATCTTCACAATCAAATAGGCATCTCTTGAAGTTGTATTCTAAAGTTCTTGACCCATGGAATGCTTGACTTAACTGTTGAAGAGCATTTTGGTAAATTTGCCAAACACAAAAACGATGTGCTGTCTCAGGCCAACTTACTGCAACAGCTTCACTTATCACAGCCGATCTATCAGTTAACAATGTCTTGGGATGGGTACTATTCATTGCCATCTTAAAAGTATCAAATAGCCATCTGAAAGCTTCAAAGCTCTCATCATAAAGTAATGCAGTACCAAAGATGACAGTTTGCCTATGATGATTCAGACCTGTAAACAAAGCAATCGGCCTACCATAGCCTTGCACTGCATACCCTGAATCAAGGCATACTACATCACCAAAGTGGGTAAAATCCATGATGGACTTGGAATCTGCCCAAAGAAAATTTGTCAAGTTCCCATCTTCATCAGATTTTACTGCATAGAAGAATGAAGGGTTGTCATGTTGCATCTTTTGTAGGTACTCCAGAGTGGCACCTACATCACCATAGTGAGAAACTTTACACTTGTACCTTTTCCAACTTCTACCTTC contains:
- the LOC125536621 gene encoding protein FAR1-RELATED SEQUENCE 5-like, encoding MSSNSGGGAKEKGPRIAMPPVPPPLVQNSMPTASDAPTTDLRLAQQSWPGHVVLRPCTSWPPHVNPAYPQQNGEAVADVVAADVLPVINSCNEKMLPEVNMLFDDENDAYEFYNIYAEKVGFFVRRSTLWTTSKNIITRRTFVCSREGFREKKKGAKESKCPRPETRIGCPASMTIRLTPNGKYRLTEFVPNHNHQLATASTIHMLKAKKIRRKARAVRENLVDDTVVTPEFENEDEAYEFYSMYAGKIGFNVRRASMTINAENVITRRMFVCSKEGFREKKRGANRVKKPRPETRTGCPACMVIRLASNGKYNVTEFVTFHNHGLGAAAASDLVMTSLAAGSYQDCGVDLYDESLDDCYGKQNLIKEDATSNCLEGRSWKRYKCKVSHYGDVGATLEYLQKMQHDNPSFFYAVKSDEDGNLTNFLWADSKSIMDFTHFGDVVCLDSGYAVQGYGRPIALFTGLNHHRQTVIFGTALLYDESFEAFRWLFDTFKMAMNSTHPKTLLTDRSAVISEAVAVSWPETAHRFCVWQIYQNALQQLSQAFHGSRTLEYNFKRCLFDCEDEAEFLMAWREMLENHDLKDNQWLADLLAVKEKWALPYGREAFYADMKSVQQKDNLSSELKIYLSLEFDLLSFFVQFEKLLCDRRSAELQLDVSASQSTKKPPSMRILRQAANVYTPAAYRMFEREFELYMDCMLYNCGEMGTICEYRITVEDNPKDHFVKYDSLNSMSHCSCKRFEFVGIPCRHMLKVLDTRNIKDIPPQYILKRWRKDARSGSSNGGYAYSFDGDPQTKRHTLLCRIFSIAAARAATSAESFAYMESQSSILMGQVEQFLENSPPDIAAIIGANCDRTQIPVESMITDGLHNHANFINGSADDSLTFPFTMGAGTLDYR